A region from the Sorex araneus isolate mSorAra2 chromosome 6, mSorAra2.pri, whole genome shotgun sequence genome encodes:
- the CXXC5 gene encoding CXXC-type zinc finger protein 5, producing MSSLGSGTQDTGSSSSSSSNANGSGGPKAGVADKSAAAATATPASVADDAPPPERRNKSGIISEPLNKSLRRSRPLSHYSSFGGSGGSGGGSMMGGESAEKAAAAAAAASLLANGHDLAAAMAVDKSNPTSKHKSGAVASLLSKAERATELAAEGQLTLQQFAQSTEMLKRVVQEHLPLMSEAAAGLPDMEAVAGSEALNGQSDFPYLGAFPINPGLFIMTPAGVFLAESALHMAGLAEYPMQGELASAISSGKKKRKRCGMCAPCRRRINCEQCSSCRNRKTGHQICKFRKCEELKKKPSAALEKVMLPTGAAFRWFQ from the exons ATGTCGAGCCTCGGCAGTGGCACCCAGGAcactggcagcagcagcagcagcagcagcaatgcCAACGGCAGTGGCGGCCCGAAGGCGGGCGTGGCAGACAAGAGCGCGGCGGCGGCCACTGCCACCCCAGCCTCGGTGGCCGATGACGCGCCGCCCCCTGAGCGTCGGAACAAGAGCGGCATCATCAGTGAACCCCTGAACAAAAGCCTGCGCcgctcccgccccctctcccacTACTCTTCCTTCGGGGGCagcgggggcagtggggggggcagCATGATGGGCGGGGAGTCCGCCGAGAAGGCCGCGGCAGCAGCGGCCGCAGCCTCCCTGCTCGCCAACGGGCACGACCTGGCAGCGGCCATGGCGGTGGACAAGAGCAACCCTACCTCAAAGCACAAAAGCGGTGCTGTGGCCAGCCTGCTGAGCAAGGCCGAGCGGGCCACGGAGCTGGCAGCCGAGGGACAGCTGACGCTGCAGCAGTTCGCGCAGTCCACGGAGATGCTGAAGCGCGTGGTGCAGGAGCACCTCCCGCTCATGAGCGAGGCGGCCGCCGGCCTGCCCGACATGGAGGCCGTGGCGGGCTCCGAAGCCCTCAACGGCCAGTCCGACTTCCCCTACCTGGGCGCCTTCCCCATCAACCCGGGCCTCTTCATCATGACCCCGGCGGGCGTGTTCCTGGCCGAGAGCGCGctgcacatggccggcctggcCGAGTACCCCATGCAGGGCGAGCTGGCCTCGGCCATCAGCTCGGGCAAGAAGAAGCGGAAACGCTGCGGCATGTGTGCGCCCTGCCGGCGGCGCATCAACTGCGAGCAGTGCAGCAGTTGTAGGAACCGAAAGACTGGCCATCAGATTTGCAAATTCAGAAAATGTGAGGAACTCAAAAAGAAGCCTTCCGCTGCTCTGGAG AAGGTGATGCTTCCGACGGGAGCTGCCTTCCGGTGGTTTCAGTGA